From a single Anomaloglossus baeobatrachus isolate aAnoBae1 chromosome 4, aAnoBae1.hap1, whole genome shotgun sequence genomic region:
- the LOC142302231 gene encoding histone H1.01-like has translation MAETAPAAAPLPAEPAAKAKKAPKKSGATKKSSKSSGPSASDLIMKAVSASKERSGVSLAALKKLLSAGGYDVERNNSRLKLAIKALVNKGSLLQVKGSGASGSFKLNKKQETKDKAAKKKPATAAKPKKPAAKKAAKSPKKPKKAPAAAKKSPKKAKKPAAVAKKAAKSPKKPKAAPKPKKVTKSLTKKVAKPKAAKSPAKKATKANKPAAKK, from the coding sequence ATGGCAGAGACCGCACCGGCCGCCGCTCCTCTTCCCGCCGAACCGGCCGCCAAAGCGAAGAAGGCGCCGAAGAAATCCGGGGCCACCAAGAAAAGCAGCAAATCCTCCGGTCCCAGCGCCTCCGACCTGATCATGAAAGCCGTGTCCGCCTCCAAGGAGCGCAGTGGGGTGTCTCTGGCCGCCCTGAAGAAGCTTCTGTCTGCCGGAGGATACGATGTGGAGAGGAATAACAGCCGCCTGAAGCTGGCCATCAAGGCTCTGGTCAACAAGGGCTCCCTGCTCCAGGTGAAGGGCAGCGGCGCCTCCGGGTCCTTCAAGCTGAACAAGAAGCAGGAGacgaaggacaaggcggccaagaagaaGCCAGCAACTGCGGCCAAGCCTaagaagccggcagccaagaaAGCGGCCAAATCTCCGAAGAAGCCCAAGAAGGCTCCGGCCGCAGCCAAGAAAAGCccgaaaaaggccaagaagcccgCAGCAGTCGCCAAGAAAGCGGCAAAGAGCCCCAAGAAGCCGAAGGCCGCTCCAAAGCCCAAGAAGGTGACGAAGAGTCTGACTAAGAAGGTGGCAAAGCCCAAAGCTGCCAAGAGTCCGGCTAAGAAGGCGACTAAAGCCAACAAGCCCGCGGCCAAGAAATAA